One part of the Solea solea chromosome 1, fSolSol10.1, whole genome shotgun sequence genome encodes these proteins:
- the cct5 gene encoding T-complex protein 1 subunit epsilon, translating to MSSMGTLAFDEYGRPFIIIKDQDKKTRLTGSDALKSHIMAAKAVASTLKTSLGPNGLDKMMVDKDGEVTVTNDGATILSMMDVDHQIAKLMVELSKSQDDEIGDGTTGVVVLAGALLEQAEQLLDRGIHPIRISDGYDLAARIAIDQLDKMAETFPFDPNNTEPLVQTAMTTLGSKVINRCHRQMAEIAVNAILTVADMERKDVDFELIKMEGKVGGKLEDTQLIKGVIVDKEFSHPQMPKVLKDVKIAILTCPFEPPKPKTKHKLDVTSVEDYKALQKYEKGKFEEMIQQVKSNGANLAICQWGFDDEANHLLLQNELPAVRWVGGPEIELIAIATGGRIVPRFSELTPEKLGVAGVVKEISFGTTKDRMLVIQECKNTRAVTIFIRGGNKMIIEEAKRALHDALCVIRNLVRDNRIVYGGGASEISCSLSVNQAADKCPSLEQYAMRAFADALEVIPMALAENSGLNPIQTMTEIRARQVKENNPFLGIDCLHNNTNDMKQQHVIETLIGKKQQISLATQVVKMILKIDDIRSQGESED from the exons ATGTCCTCTATGGGGACACTAGCTTTCGATGAGTATGGGAGGCCTTTTATCATCATTAAAGACCAAGATAAGAAGACTCGGCTAACGGGATCTGACGCATTGAAG tcTCACATTATGGCAGCCAAGGCAGTTGCGTCTACGCTTAAGACATCCTTGGGACCAAATG GTCTTGACAAGATGATGGTTGACAAGGATGGAGAAGTCACTGTCACCAATGATGGAGCAACTATTCTCAGCATGATGGATGTGGACCACCAGATTGCTAAACTTATGGTGGAACTGTCAAAGTCCCAGGATGATGAGATTGGTGATGGAACCACTGGAGTTGTTG TGCTGGCTGGAGCTCTCCTGGAGCAGGCAGAGCAATTGCTGGACCGTGGGATCCACCCCATCAGGATCTCTGACGGTTATGACCTGGCTGCACGCATCGCCATTGATCAGCTGGACAAAATGGCAGAAACCTTCCCCTTTGATCCCAACAACACAGAACCACTCGTTCAGACGGCCATGACAACATTGGGATCCAAAGT TATTAACCGGTGCCACAGACAGATGGCAGAAATTGCAGTAAATGCCATCCTCACTGTTGCTGACATGGAAAGAAAAGATGTTGACTTTGAGCTTATCAAGATGGAGGGCAAGGTGGGAGGCAAGCTGGAGGACACACAGCTCATCAAGGGAGTCATAGTGGACAAGGAGTTCAGCCACCCTCAGATGCCCAAG GTTCTGAAAGATGTTAAAATTGCTATCCTCACCTGCCCGTTTGAGCCCCCTAAGCCAAAAACCAAGCATAAGTTGGATGTGACCTCTGTGGAGGACTATAAAGCACTCCAGAAATATGAAAAGGGGAAGTTTGAGGAGATGATCCAGCAG GTCAAAAGTAATGGGGCCAATTTGGCCATCTGTCAGTGGGGCTTTGATGATGAAGCCAACCACCTTCTGCTGCAGAATGAGCTCCCGGCCGTGCGCTGGGTTGGAGGGCCTGAGATTGAG TTGATTGCCATCGCCACAGGAGGGCGCATCGTGCCAAGGTTCAGTGAGCTGACGCCAGAAAAACTTGGCGTAGCTGGTGTGGTGAAAGAGATCTCCTTTGGTACTACAAAGGATCGCATGCTGGTTATCCAGGAATGCAAGAACACCAGGGCAGTAACTATTTTCATCCGTGGAGGCAACAAAATG ATCATTGAAGAGGCCAAGCGTGCTCTCCATGATGCTCTGTGTGTAATTCGCAACCTGGTCAGAGATAATCGCATTGTGTACGGAGGAGGAGCTTCAGAGATTTCATGTTCACTCTCTGTCAACCAGGCTGCAGACAAG TGTCCATCATTGGAGCAGTACGCTATGAGGGCATTTGCTGACGCTCTCGAGGTAATCCCAATGGCGTTGGCTGAAAACAGTGGGCTAAACCCCATCCAGACCATGACAGAGATCAGAGCCAGACAGGTCAAAGAGAACAACCCCTTCCTAGGCATCGACTGTCTGCACAATAACACCAATG ACATGAAGCAGCAACATGTGATTGAGACCCTGATTGGCAAGAAGCAGCAGATCTCACTGGCTACTCAGGTAGTCAAGATGATTCTTAAAATTGACGACATCCGAAGCCAGGGAGAGAGTGAGGACTAG
- the cmbl gene encoding carboxymethylenebutenolidase homolog, producing MANEAKPCPCEIGDRMDYGGLGQEVQIGHIKAYLVKPSAESDKAVIVIQDIYGWQLPNTRYMADMLAANGYIAVCPDFFDGKEPWSSSHDWSKFQEWLEEKKPTNITKEVDVVLRFLKEQCGANHIGAVGFCWGGIATHYLALQYPEVKAAVSVYGIIREKEDSYELKSPTLFIFGEKDVIIPLDQVSALEAKLKEKCTVDYQVKIFPGQTHGFVHRKREDINPTDKPSIQSARTDMLNWLSKYM from the exons ATGGCAAATGAAGCCAAACCGTGTCCCTGTGAAATTGGTGATCGTATGGACTATGGAGGACTGGGCCAGGAGGTTCAGATAGGGCACATTAAAGCCTATTTGGTCAAACCATCCGCTGAGTCTGACAAGGCTGTTATTGTCATACAAGACATCTATGGATGGCAACTTCCCAACACCCGATACATGGCTGACATGCTGGCTGCCAATGGATACAT TGCCGTGTGTCCAGACTTTTTTGATGGAAAGGAACCATGGAGCTCATCACACGATTGGTCGAAATTCCAGGAGTGGCTTGAGGAGAAAAAGCCAACAAACATTACCAA AGAGGTGGATGTGGTGCTGAGGTTCTTGAAGGAGCAGTGCGGGGCCAATCATATAGGAGCAGTGGGCTTCTGCTGGGGAGGTATTGCCACACATTACCTGGCCCTGCAATATCCAGAGGTCAAAGCTGCAGTGTCAGTCTATG GGATTATCCGTGAGAAAGAAGACAGTTATGAGCTGAAGAGTCCCACACTGTTCATATTTGGAGAAAAAGATGTTATAATCCCACTGGACCAG GTGAGTGCACTTGAAGCCAAACTTAAGGAGAAATGCACAGTGGATTATCAAGTGAAGATCTTTCCTGGTCAGACTCATGGATTTGTTCACCGCAAGAGAGAGGACATCAACCCCACAGACAAACCCAGCATCCAGTCGGCCAGAACAGACATGCTAAACTGGCTCAGCAAGTATATGTAA